The following proteins come from a genomic window of Pirellula staleyi DSM 6068:
- a CDS encoding GlsB/YeaQ/YmgE family stress response membrane protein produces MGILAWIIFGLLAGIVAKWIMPGNDPGGWIITILLGIAGAFVGGFVGSQLGFAAGGPFGFNWPSFGLAILGSLIILAVYRLINNRRIA; encoded by the coding sequence ATGGGAATTCTTGCGTGGATTATTTTTGGTTTGCTGGCCGGTATCGTGGCCAAGTGGATCATGCCAGGTAATGATCCTGGTGGCTGGATTATCACAATTCTGCTCGGCATCGCTGGCGCGTTTGTCGGCGGATTTGTGGGATCGCAACTCGGATTTGCTGCCGGTGGGCCGTTCGGTTTCAACTGGCCCAGTTTCGGTCTAGCAATCCTGGGTTCGTTGATCATTTTGGCAGTCTACCGACTGATCAATAATCGACGAATTGCCTAG
- the tkt gene encoding transketolase encodes MASASTSISVEQLAINTIRTLSMDAVQKANSGHPGTPMALAPIAYTIWQNNLRLDPADPNWPCRDRFVLSCGHASMLLYSMIHLAGLKKVDKAGKVHDAPSITIEDIQNFRQIGSPCAGHPEYGDASGIETTTGPLGQGIANSVGMAMAAKWFGARYNRPGFELFENRVYVLCSDGDVMEGVGCEAASVAGHLGLDNLIWIYDDNNITIEGETELAFSENAAKRFEGLGWNTLTVTDANDVAALQAAIDEFKNTTGKPTLVILKSVIGWGSPNKANTHNAHGAPLGEEEIKLTKAVYGWPVDAKFLVPEEVKQHFADGIGKRGSEARENWAKQFAAYENAFPTEAAQLKEIWAGKLPTGWDSAIPTFPADAKGLASRVSSGKVINAIAKNFPWMIGGSADLAPSTMTMLEFEGAGHFSAHDYGGRNLHFGIREHAMAAICNGLSLSGLRPYCATFFVFTDYMRPSMRLSSIMHRPVTYVLTHDSIGLGEDGPTHQPVEHLAACRAIPGLDVCRPGDANEVAEAYRAAMTRQTHPIAMVLSRQNLPTIDRTKFGAAALTAKGGYILADAAGGKPTAIIMATGSELDIAMKAYEALTAEGVAVRLVSMPCQEWFDEQSAEYRESVLPTSVTARVAVEAGIRMGWDKYLGSRGEFVGMSSFGASGPFNQLYKKFGITSENVAAKVKSLL; translated from the coding sequence ATGGCATCGGCCTCGACTTCGATCAGCGTAGAGCAACTCGCAATCAACACGATCCGCACCCTTTCGATGGACGCGGTGCAGAAGGCTAATAGTGGTCACCCTGGTACGCCGATGGCCCTAGCGCCGATTGCGTATACCATTTGGCAAAACAACTTGCGCCTCGACCCAGCCGACCCAAACTGGCCCTGCCGCGATCGTTTCGTTCTGTCGTGCGGTCACGCGTCGATGCTGCTGTACTCGATGATCCACCTCGCCGGCCTCAAGAAGGTCGACAAAGCGGGCAAGGTGCACGACGCCCCGTCGATCACTATCGAAGACATCCAAAACTTCCGTCAGATCGGCAGCCCTTGTGCTGGCCATCCTGAGTACGGCGATGCTTCGGGAATTGAGACCACGACCGGCCCGCTCGGACAAGGGATCGCCAACAGCGTCGGCATGGCGATGGCCGCCAAATGGTTTGGCGCTCGCTACAACCGCCCTGGCTTTGAGCTGTTCGAGAATCGTGTGTATGTGCTCTGCAGCGACGGCGACGTGATGGAAGGTGTCGGCTGCGAAGCAGCTTCGGTCGCCGGTCACCTGGGTCTTGATAACCTGATCTGGATCTACGACGACAACAACATCACCATTGAAGGCGAAACCGAACTTGCTTTCAGCGAAAATGCTGCCAAGCGTTTCGAAGGACTCGGCTGGAACACTCTGACGGTCACCGACGCCAACGATGTCGCGGCATTACAGGCAGCGATTGACGAATTCAAAAACACCACCGGCAAACCAACCCTGGTGATCCTCAAGAGCGTGATCGGCTGGGGTTCGCCGAACAAAGCGAACACCCACAACGCCCACGGTGCTCCGCTCGGCGAAGAAGAAATCAAACTCACCAAAGCGGTTTACGGCTGGCCGGTCGACGCCAAGTTCCTGGTGCCTGAGGAAGTGAAGCAGCACTTCGCCGATGGCATCGGTAAGCGCGGCAGCGAAGCTCGCGAGAATTGGGCCAAACAGTTTGCCGCTTACGAAAACGCTTTCCCCACCGAAGCCGCTCAGCTGAAAGAAATCTGGGCCGGCAAATTACCAACGGGTTGGGATTCGGCGATTCCTACGTTTCCAGCCGACGCCAAGGGACTCGCTTCGCGCGTATCGTCGGGCAAAGTAATCAACGCCATCGCCAAGAACTTCCCGTGGATGATCGGTGGATCGGCTGACCTTGCTCCGTCGACGATGACGATGCTCGAATTCGAAGGTGCGGGGCATTTCTCGGCTCACGACTACGGAGGACGCAACCTCCACTTTGGTATTCGCGAGCACGCGATGGCTGCGATTTGCAATGGCCTTTCGCTCAGCGGGCTCCGTCCGTACTGCGCGACGTTCTTCGTCTTCACCGACTACATGCGTCCCTCGATGCGACTCTCGTCGATCATGCATCGCCCGGTAACTTATGTCCTCACGCACGACTCGATTGGCCTGGGCGAAGATGGCCCCACGCATCAGCCTGTCGAGCACTTGGCTGCTTGCCGCGCGATTCCTGGCCTCGACGTTTGCCGCCCCGGCGATGCCAACGAAGTGGCTGAAGCTTATCGCGCCGCGATGACTCGCCAAACGCACCCGATTGCGATGGTCCTCTCGCGCCAGAACTTGCCGACCATCGATCGCACCAAGTTCGGCGCTGCAGCACTCACCGCCAAGGGTGGCTATATCTTGGCCGATGCTGCCGGTGGCAAACCAACCGCTATCATCATGGCCACAGGAAGCGAGCTCGACATCGCGATGAAAGCCTACGAAGCACTCACCGCTGAAGGTGTGGCGGTTCGCCTGGTAAGCATGCCTTGCCAAGAGTGGTTCGACGAACAGTCGGCTGAGTATCGCGAATCGGTACTCCCCACTTCGGTGACCGCACGTGTCGCTGTTGAAGCGGGCATTCGTATGGGCTGGGACAAGTACCTCGGCTCGCGCGGCGAGTTTGTCGGTATGAGCAGCTTTGGTGCGAGTGGTCCCTTCAACCAGCTCTACAAAAAGTTTGGCATCACCAGCGAGAACGTCGCCGCCAAGGTGAAGTCGCTGCTCTAA